In Fusobacterium sp. SYSU M8D902, the following proteins share a genomic window:
- the queA gene encoding tRNA preQ1(34) S-adenosylmethionine ribosyltransferase-isomerase QueA, which produces MSTKLHDYDYYLPEELIGQEPREPRDHAKLMLVDKNNKKLEHKHFYDIIDYLHEGDILVRNSTKVIPARLFGHKETGGVLEILLIKRINLDTWECLLKPAKKLKLGQKLYVGQNNELIAELIEIKDDGNRVLKFSYEGAFEEVLDKLGNMPLPPYIVESLKEKERYQTVYAQKGESVAAPTAGLHFTKELLEKIEKKGIKIVDIFLEVGLGTFRPVQTEDVLDHKMHEEMFEIPKEAADIINQAKLEGKRVISVGTTSTRALESSVDENGKVVAQKNSTEIFIYPGYKFKVVDALITNFHLPKSTLLMLVSAFSNREFMLDVYRTAVEERYHFFSFGDAMFIY; this is translated from the coding sequence ATGTCTACAAAACTACATGATTATGATTATTATTTACCAGAAGAGTTGATAGGTCAGGAGCCAAGAGAGCCAAGAGATCATGCAAAGCTTATGTTGGTTGATAAAAATAATAAAAAATTAGAGCATAAACATTTTTATGATATAATAGATTATCTTCATGAGGGAGATATCTTAGTTAGAAATTCTACTAAGGTAATACCAGCCAGATTATTTGGACATAAAGAGACTGGTGGAGTACTGGAGATTTTACTAATTAAAAGAATAAATCTAGACACTTGGGAGTGTCTATTGAAACCTGCAAAAAAATTGAAATTGGGACAAAAGCTTTATGTAGGACAAAATAATGAGCTTATTGCAGAGTTGATAGAGATAAAAGATGATGGAAATAGGGTATTAAAGTTTAGCTATGAAGGAGCTTTTGAAGAGGTGTTAGATAAACTTGGGAATATGCCACTACCACCATATATAGTAGAGAGTTTGAAAGAGAAAGAGAGATATCAAACTGTGTATGCTCAAAAAGGTGAATCAGTAGCAGCACCAACTGCAGGATTACACTTTACAAAGGAATTATTAGAAAAAATAGAAAAAAAAGGGATAAAAATTGTAGATATATTTTTAGAGGTAGGTTTAGGAACATTTAGACCAGTTCAAACAGAGGATGTGTTAGATCATAAGATGCATGAGGAGATGTTTGAAATTCCTAAAGAAGCAGCAGATATAATAAATCAAGCAAAATTAGAAGGAAAGAGAGTAATCTCTGTAGGAACTACAAGTACTAGAGCATTAGAATCATCTGTAGATGAAAATGGAAAAGTGGTAGCTCAAAAAAATAGTACAGAGATATTCATATATCCAGGGTATAAATTTAAAGTTGTAGATGCATTAATAACAAACTTTCATTTACCTAAGTCAACACTATTAATGCTTGTATCAGCTTTTTCAAATAGAGAGTTTATGTTAGATGTTTATAGAACTGCTGTGGAAGAGAGATATCATTTCTTCAGTTTTGGAGATGCAATGTTTATCTATTAA
- the rsmD gene encoding 16S rRNA (guanine(966)-N(2))-methyltransferase RsmD, with amino-acid sequence MQCLSINGVDRMRIIAGDAKNKKIKSRKGTDTRPTLGSMKESLFSIIAPYVPDSIFLDLFSGSGSISLEALSRGAKRAVMIEKDSEALKFIIENVNNLGYEDRCRAYKNDVIRAVEILGRKGEKFNIIFMDPPYKDETCTRVMKAIEKNGILADDGLIICEHHVFEEMADVIGEYKKADERKYGKKCITFYTR; translated from the coding sequence ATGCAATGTTTATCTATTAATGGAGTTGATAGAATGAGAATAATAGCAGGAGATGCAAAAAATAAAAAGATAAAGAGTAGAAAGGGAACAGACACTAGACCAACATTGGGGAGTATGAAGGAATCACTATTTTCAATTATTGCTCCGTATGTTCCAGACTCTATATTTTTAGATCTGTTCAGTGGAAGTGGAAGCATATCTTTAGAGGCTTTAAGCAGAGGAGCTAAGAGAGCTGTTATGATTGAAAAAGATAGTGAAGCTTTAAAATTCATAATAGAGAATGTAAATAACTTAGGGTATGAGGACAGATGCAGAGCTTATAAAAATGATGTAATCAGAGCTGTAGAGATCTTGGGAAGAAAAGGAGAAAAATTCAATATAATTTTTATGGATCCTCCATATAAAGATGAAACTTGTACAAGAGTTATGAAGGCTATAGAAAAGAATGGAATTTTAGCAGATGATGGACTTATAATTTGTGAACACCATGTTTTTGAAGAGATGGCTGATGTTATTGGTGAGTATAAAAAGGCTGATGAGAGAAAATATGGTAAAAAATGTATAACATTCTACACAAGATAA
- the xseB gene encoding exodeoxyribonuclease VII small subunit, with the protein MKFEENLAEIDGIIEKLESGELSLAESIKEYEIAMKLLKKSSDLLNKAEGKVLKVVEKDEDLLIEEV; encoded by the coding sequence ATGAAATTTGAAGAGAATCTTGCAGAGATAGATGGGATAATAGAGAAATTAGAGAGTGGAGAGCTTTCTCTAGCTGAATCTATAAAAGAGTATGAAATAGCTATGAAACTTCTAAAAAAATCTTCAGATCTACTGAATAAAGCTGAGGGAAAAGTTTTAAAAGTGGTAGAGAAGGATGAAGATCTATTGATTGAGGAGGTATAA
- a CDS encoding polyprenyl synthetase family protein: protein MLLKEYLETGKKLVESGIDKYLSELSYPEVIAEGMKYAVLNGGKRLRPILHFMTLEILGCKKEMGLATASAIEMIHSYSLVHDDLPALDNDDYRRGKLTTHKKFGEAQGILIGDALLTHAFYVLTEKNSELSPEKIVEIVKLTSSYAGINGMIGGQMVDIESEGKKISLETLKYMHANKTGKLLRLPVETACVIAGATKEDRDVLLKYSELVGLAFQIKDDILDIEGDFESIGKPVGSDLEHDKSTYPSILGMEKSKELLKETIESAKTIIVDRFGAEKGRVLLELAEYIGDRNK, encoded by the coding sequence ATGTTATTAAAAGAGTATCTTGAAACAGGAAAAAAATTAGTAGAATCAGGAATAGACAAATATTTAAGTGAGTTGAGCTATCCAGAGGTCATAGCTGAAGGGATGAAATATGCTGTTTTAAATGGTGGAAAAAGATTGAGACCAATCTTACATTTTATGACATTAGAGATATTAGGTTGTAAAAAAGAGATGGGACTAGCAACAGCGTCAGCTATTGAGATGATACACTCATACTCTTTAGTTCATGATGATCTACCAGCTTTAGATAATGATGATTACAGAAGAGGAAAATTAACAACTCATAAGAAATTTGGAGAGGCTCAAGGAATTTTAATAGGAGATGCTCTATTAACTCATGCTTTCTATGTACTTACTGAGAAGAACTCAGAGCTTTCACCTGAAAAAATAGTTGAGATAGTGAAATTAACATCTAGTTATGCTGGAATAAATGGTATGATAGGTGGACAGATGGTAGATATAGAGAGTGAAGGGAAAAAGATTTCATTGGAAACTTTGAAGTATATGCACGCTAATAAAACAGGAAAATTATTGAGACTTCCTGTTGAGACAGCTTGTGTTATAGCTGGAGCTACCAAAGAGGATAGAGATGTACTTTTAAAATACTCTGAGTTAGTCGGATTGGCTTTTCAAATAAAAGATGATATTCTAGATATAGAGGGAGATTTTGAAAGTATAGGAAAACCAGTAGGAAGTGACCTTGAACATGATAAATCAACATATCCTTCTATCTTAGGAATGGAGAAAAGTAAAGAGTTACTTAAAGAGACAATAGAGAGTGCAAAAACTATTATAGTAGATAGATTTGGAGCAGAAAAGGGAAGAGTTCTCTTGGAATTAGCTGAATATATTGGGGATAGAAATAAATAG
- a CDS encoding mechanosensitive ion channel family protein, with the protein MDIQQYTVKNFFSEVLEKLTNKTYLVDLTVGWIFFIIKVIACVVIYYIALRFIRKLLPILDRATSKENVNKSLGSFLRSIFNVGMHALLITICLLVLGVKESSLFAFFGTLGIGVGLALKDNLSNLAGGIIILIFKSYCVGDEVKIAGEVGYIHEIDVFFTSIRTHNGDIVMVPNGMVVSNKLINYNKTPTRRLKLIIGVDYNCNLDVARKALEDILNKNQYVLKEPKPYTHVDSYGDSSINIALKGWIPNEHYWKVYKETLNEIKPALDAVNISIPFPQMDVHLNGVLLEQREDKQSQ; encoded by the coding sequence ATGGATATTCAACAATATACAGTTAAAAATTTTTTTAGTGAAGTATTGGAAAAACTTACTAATAAAACTTATTTAGTGGATCTTACTGTAGGGTGGATATTTTTTATAATTAAAGTTATTGCTTGTGTAGTTATCTACTACATTGCACTTAGATTTATAAGAAAATTATTACCTATATTAGATAGGGCAACCTCTAAAGAGAATGTAAATAAATCTCTTGGAAGTTTTTTAAGATCGATTTTTAATGTGGGAATGCACGCACTTCTTATAACTATTTGTTTACTTGTTCTAGGTGTAAAAGAGAGTAGTCTGTTTGCATTTTTTGGTACACTGGGAATTGGAGTTGGTTTAGCTTTAAAAGATAATCTATCAAATCTTGCAGGTGGAATTATCATACTTATTTTTAAGTCTTATTGTGTTGGTGATGAGGTAAAAATTGCAGGAGAAGTAGGTTATATACATGAGATTGATGTATTTTTTACATCTATTCGTACTCATAATGGAGATATTGTGATGGTTCCTAATGGAATGGTAGTCTCAAATAAACTTATTAACTATAATAAGACACCTACTAGAAGACTTAAATTAATAATTGGAGTGGACTATAATTGTAATCTAGATGTTGCTAGAAAGGCTCTTGAGGATATTTTAAATAAAAATCAATATGTTTTAAAAGAACCAAAACCTTATACCCATGTGGATAGCTACGGAGATAGTTCAATTAATATTGCACTTAAGGGCTGGATTCCTAATGAGCATTATTGGAAAGTGTATAAAGAAACTTTGAATGAAATTAAACCTGCACTTGATGCAGTAAATATAAGTATTCCGTTTCCTCAAATGGATGTTCACCTCAATGGAGTTTTACTCGAACAGAGAGAGGATAAACAGAGTCAATAA